A genomic segment from Burkholderia plantarii encodes:
- a CDS encoding 2OG-Fe dioxygenase family protein, whose translation MDNVSQEIVVSHESLSTDNLGIIGIRNRLSELGWARFDADDFALTAHERDELDFLARYGESLPLDRFGGDGRRRAYCEGIVDLASRQIAWRPGHRAEDGGIEIEYQQDEIYQPEYGGVVRRFRRLGSEVLETGLINRLIWHDLDLTPLPERHETLLCGLHMICMTAIGTEPARITPDCLHRDGQPYTAAHLIRRHNAKGGVNYIAPPRFSGWRVEAVPDDQLQVFTLHEALDSYVIDDEAVSHHVTSVSCDDPALPGMRTILLVDFTPVS comes from the coding sequence ATGGACAACGTTTCTCAAGAAATTGTCGTTTCTCACGAAAGTCTCAGTACCGATAATCTCGGGATAATTGGAATCCGGAATCGATTGAGCGAACTTGGATGGGCGCGTTTCGATGCCGACGATTTCGCTTTGACGGCACATGAGCGCGACGAACTCGACTTTCTCGCGCGCTACGGCGAATCATTGCCACTCGACCGCTTCGGCGGCGACGGGCGTCGCCGCGCCTACTGCGAGGGCATCGTCGATCTGGCGAGCCGTCAGATCGCCTGGCGTCCCGGACATCGCGCCGAGGACGGCGGCATCGAGATCGAATACCAGCAGGACGAGATCTACCAGCCCGAATACGGCGGCGTGGTGCGCCGTTTCCGCCGCCTGGGCTCGGAGGTGCTCGAGACCGGCCTGATCAACCGGCTGATCTGGCACGACCTCGACCTGACGCCGCTGCCGGAACGCCACGAGACGCTGCTCTGCGGCCTGCACATGATCTGCATGACGGCGATCGGCACCGAGCCCGCGCGCATCACCCCCGACTGCTTGCATCGCGACGGCCAGCCCTACACGGCCGCGCATCTGATCCGCCGCCACAACGCAAAAGGCGGCGTCAACTACATCGCACCGCCCAGGTTTTCGGGCTGGCGCGTCGAAGCCGTGCCGGACGATCAGTTGCAGGTCTTCACCCTGCACGAGGCACTGGACAGCTACGTGATCGACGACGAGGCGGTCAGCCACCACGTCACCTCGGTGTCATGCGACGACCCGGCGCTGCCGGGCATGCGCACCATCCTGCTCGTCGATTTCACGCCTGTTTCGTAG